The following DNA comes from Deinococcota bacterium.
GCGCCGGGGCGAGCGGCGCTGATGGCGTCGGCGGCCTGGACGAGGATGGGGTAGAGGGTCTCGGCCTGCTCGATCTCGTGGTGGTGGGCGATGGCGTCGATGACCTCGCTGGGCTCGCCGAAGCGCCGGCCCAGGTTGGCGCCGATCTCGGTGTGGGTGCCCTCGATCTCGCGGTCGATGGCCTTGCCGATGTCATGCAGCAGGCCCGCGCGCCGCGCCATGCTCTCGTCCAGGCCGAGCTCGGCGGCGATGATGCCGGTCAGGTGCGCGACCTGCACGGAGTGCTTGAGGACGTTCTGGCCGTAACTCGTCCTGAAGTGCATGCGGCCCATGAGCTGGAGCATGCCGGGCTTGAGGCCGACCACGTTGGCCTCCAGGGCGGCCTCGTCGCCGCGCTCGCGGATATAGGTCTGCATCTCGCTCTGGGCGCGCTGGACCACCTCCTCGATGCGCGCGGGGTGGATGCGCCCGTCGGCGACGAGCTCGGCGAGCGCCAGCTTGGCGACCTCGCGGCGGATGGGGTTGAAGCTGGAGAGCAACACCGCCTCGGGGGTGTCGTCGATGATCAGATCGACGCCCGTCAGCGATTCGAAAGCGCGGATGTTGCGGCCCTCGCGGCCGATGATGCGGCCCTTCATGGCGTCCGAGGGAATCGGCACCACCGACACGCTGATGGCGGCCGAGACCTCCGAGGCGCTGCGCTGGATGGCCTGGGCGATGATGTTGGTGCTCTTGCGCTTGGCCTCGAGGTCGGCCTTTTCGACGGCCGCGCGCACCCGCACCGCCTTTTCGCGCTCGAGCTCGCGCTCTAGGCGCTCCATGATGAGCTCGGCGGCCTGCTCGCGGGAGAGCTGAGCGATCTCGTGGAGCTGGCGGTCGATCTCACCTGCCCTCGCCAGGGTCTCGTCCTCGCGCGCCTTTAGAGCCTCGGCGCGCGCGCTCAAGCGCTCCTCGATGTCGTCGAGCTTGAGCGCCCGGGCGTCCTGCTGCTCACCGCGGCGGTTCAGGCGCTCCTCTAGAGCGTCGGCTTTGTCGCGGTCGCGCTTCAGCTCCTCGCGCTCGAGCCTCAGCTCCTGCCGTTCGCGCTCGATGGCCTCATGCACGCGGCTCTGCTCCTGGGCCAGGCTCTCGCGGGCGCGGCTCGTCTCGAACTCGAGCGCCTGGCGGCTGCGCTCGGCCTCGTACTCGAGCTCCTTGCGCTCCCGCGCCTGGCGCTCGGCGCTCTCGCTCTCGGCGCGCTGGAGGATGATGCGGGTCTCCGCCTCGGCCTGGGCGCGCAGGGCGTCCGCCTCGCGCTGGGCGATCCCCAAGAGGCTCCTATCCTGGCGCTGGCGCAAGGCGAAGCCGATGAGACCGCCGACGAGCAGGCCCAGGACGGCAAGCAGCGCCGCCGCCGCCATGCTCACGAGTCGCTCCCGTCGTCATCGCCTGTGCCGGCGCGGCCGACGCGCGCCGGGTCGCCCTTGATGGCCGCCATCACCTGCGCCCTGATGGTGTCGATCACCTCGGGCCTCTCGCTCAGATAGCTAGCGGCCTTCTCCTTGCCCTGGCCGATGGTCTCGCCGCCGTACTTGAAGAACGAGCCCGACTTCTGGATGATGTCCAAGTCACTGGCAATCGA
Coding sequences within:
- the rny gene encoding ribonuclease Y, yielding MAAAALLAVLGLLVGGLIGFALRQRQDRSLLGIAQREADALRAQAEAETRIILQRAESESAERQARERKELEYEAERSRQALEFETSRARESLAQEQSRVHEAIERERQELRLEREELKRDRDKADALEERLNRRGEQQDARALKLDDIEERLSARAEALKAREDETLARAGEIDRQLHEIAQLSREQAAELIMERLERELEREKAVRVRAAVEKADLEAKRKSTNIIAQAIQRSASEVSAAISVSVVPIPSDAMKGRIIGREGRNIRAFESLTGVDLIIDDTPEAVLLSSFNPIRREVAKLALAELVADGRIHPARIEEVVQRAQSEMQTYIRERGDEAALEANVVGLKPGMLQLMGRMHFRTSYGQNVLKHSVQVAHLTGIIAAELGLDESMARRAGLLHDIGKAIDREIEGTHTEIGANLGRRFGEPSEVIDAIAHHHEIEQAETLYPILVQAADAISAARPGARRETLETYLKRLEGLETIATSFPGVEKSYAIQAGREIRIIVEPSKVDDASAVLLARDIANRIEQDMEYPGQVQVTVVRESRAVEYAR
- a CDS encoding DNA recombination/repair protein RecA, whose protein sequence is VGLDKVGNRTRVKVTKNKVAAPFREAEVDIMFGKGIDKLGDLISIASDLDIIQKSGSFFKYGGETIGQGKEKAASYLSERPEVIDTIRAQVMAAIKGDPARVGRAGTGDDDGSDS